A single Cannabis sativa cultivar Pink pepper isolate KNU-18-1 chromosome 7, ASM2916894v1, whole genome shotgun sequence DNA region contains:
- the LOC115697954 gene encoding large ribosomal subunit protein eL33w, with the protein MVKGRQGERVRLYVRGTVLGYKRSKSNQYPNTSLVQIEGVNTKEEVSWYAGKRMAYIYKAKVKKDGSHYRCIWGKVIRPHGNSGVVRAKFTSNLPPKSMGARVRVFMYPSNI; encoded by the exons ATGGTGAAGGGTCGCCAAGGAGAGCGCGTCAG GCTTTATGTGCGAGGCACAGTTCTTGGATACAAAAG GTCGAAGTCGAATCAGTACCCAAACACTTCTCTGGTTCAGATCGAGGGCGTGAACACGAAGGAGGAAGTATCATGGTACGCCGGGAAGAGAATGGCTTACATTTACAAGGCCAAGGTGAAGAAGGACGGTAGCCATTACCGTTGTATTTGGGGAAAGGTTATTAGACCTCACGGTAACAGTGGTGTCGTTCGTGCTAAGTTCACTTCTAACCTTCCTCCCAAATCCatg GGTGCTAGGGTCAGAGTGTTCATGTATCCCAGCAACATATGA